The sequence below is a genomic window from Nicotiana tomentosiformis chromosome 6, ASM39032v3, whole genome shotgun sequence.
taGTAGTCAAAACTATAAAAAACAACTAAGTCACCAAATCgtgtcaaaccctaaggtaaactactccatcgatatggagaaagtcatcacaagtagagttaaagaataagaaaatattaattcaaCCTATAATCCAAACTCGTGTATTGAGTTGGTAGAAGGAAGATGAAATCTTGTGCTTGAAGCCTTCAAtgctctccaaaatctcccaaggTCAAAAGTGCTCTAAAAAACGTGTTTCtaatgtatttataccaagtcgGAACGTGCCTGGACCAAACTACCCTCTTTGAGCCGAAGTGGGAAAACTCTGGAAAACTTCTTACACTTCCTGCGTTGCACAGTGCTACGCGTCCTGCGTCGTATTAGTGTATTTTGCTCGGGtgtaaactctctgaactttgctTGTTTgacaaatatttttactaatgcGTCGCACCTTGCTACGCACCCTGTATTGCATTAGTGTATTTTCTTGTCAGACCCAAAAACTCCAAGTCTGAACTTCTCGAACTTTTGACGAACTCATTTTGCTCTGGCTTTTGtgctttctttcaactttcatatGCAATGCCAGTCCACGAGCCCCAGATACGATCCCAGATGATCATTTgaagcttttactcagacttcgaAGCTACATATTCTATTATGGCTCGGATTTAAGTCCTTAACACACAAACCACATCACAAGTACAAATTTCACATAATTAACCTCAAACACGATTGAAATGCAATAAGAAATAGGTGAAATTGAGACCAATTCATgcttctagcctaccatcaatactccacacttaaaccattgctcgtcctcaagAAATATGACTATACATTAGAGAGATAACCTATATATgaaactctcctaactcatcatgccaagaatatttaaaacagaccAAGCACCATGccataacatcctagcctcaagactcgactcaaaagtaccaataatttttcaaaccctctcacttactctaacacaaaagccaaagacattacctttccttcgcaagtcatgtgccctcacacaaataatagagagtagttccacacataataaaattcaagaacaattaGGACCTCggatagaaagaattcgctctctctcaaaataaaattcatgttccacagatgacgtaccataggcttgcccgtagtgtaatactctactaaattgagctcattcagtcaagaatCGAGTATGActtaatttggttgtaatgtaggctatgggatgggtaggatacatttagatacaATGACTACACCTCCttgagcactttaatacatacatttcacaATCTAAACCCCACACTTGTGTTGAATAAAATTCCAACCTTCCTAACATAATAACATCACGCTCCCAATTTCTTTAAGTACAACAATaactaccactagcaaggaatcaaataatttattttttctttctaataAATACACaaaccttttttttctttcaattcaagcaactttatattttttttcattcaATTCCTTACATGTGGCTcttataaattttcaaacaaTGCATCTTTCTCCTATTTTTTTCAGTTCCACTCAAAACTCAACCATACCTCCGCTTAGCTTCTAAGAAGCATATAACAATTTCAggtgctcaagagaggtaaaaggttcaaacagataatcaatttaaacaaatgggtcaggcttgtagtgtggttgctaAAGAAAATAGGATTACAAGCTCAAAGTGGCTAACTAATGTGCACATTAATTAGGTGGGCAAAAGTATAtatttggctcaacaaagaaacgcctctATCAcatcctagactgaacaagattgctatttcgctttgcaaacacacgcgGAGAGTTCTAGACAACAACTGAGATGCACAAAATATCAACAATAATCTCACAcacacattggcacataactcattcaggatcggatctatcccgattctctagtcaaagcagttaagcaaagtcaaAATCAAACAATTTAAGACACATATAGATGAGTCAAGAAATGAGACTAGGCATCACAACTAAAGTACTCACCGCTCTCAAGGCACAACAGAGTTAAGACAAGTCATCTCCGTTTAACACCATAGCACAAAACTTCTCTATTCTTaacaaaagaaaaactaactacaTCCGGTTCAAGCAAAACCCTtaaaaaagaaccgcgacacaaagaaaaaccaagggaaaaTTGTTACACtatctaaagaaaaaaaataaaatgaaaagacattttttttcttcttcgactttaatccctgaAGAAGACAGTCGAGaaaatccatcgtcggaaaaagttaATTTTGTTTCTCAGACAAAACAATGACGAAAACACACACAAAGATAAGGAGAATAAAAACAAACACACATGCACATATTTTAatcccccacactttaaattgtgtcaTGTCCCCacgacacacaaataaaaagtaaGAGGTTAAGGAACTCCCCTGAATCATCTAGTCTTGGTTTGAATCAATGTCGGGGTCCACTTTGCGTGCCCGACCCAATGCACACAACCTTGCCgagattttattttttaacttctTCGGGcataccccacacttatcttgCTTGCCATCTTCAACTAGCTCCTTTAGGACATCCAGCTTAAAATTAGAGTATGCAGCCGACTCATCTCTAATGCCCCTATTGCGTCTTTCATCTTGAACACCACTCTTTCTTCACCCACTCTTAGCATGAGCTGCCTTTACTGAATATCCAATATAGCTTTGCCCATAGCCAAGAAGGGTCTCCCCAAAATCAGAGGCACCTCTTTATTCTTTTCCATATTCATCATAATAAAGTCCACAACAAACGCAAATTtgtccacccgaactaacacgtCTTCCACTATTCCTTCGGGTATGATTGTGGTCTGATCCGCCAGCTGGAAAGACACAGGTATAGATCTGATTACTCTAATCTCTCTATCATATTTTCTGAAAATAGACAAAGGTATAAGATTAATACAAGCACCTGAATCACACAAAGATTTTTCAAAGTTAGTacttcctaaagagcaaggtatagtgaaACTCCATTGATCTCTACACTTTTGAGGGAGATTATTTTGCAGAATAGAACTACAATACTCTATGAGCTTGACAACCGATGTCTCTTCTACTTTCTGCTTGTTGGAAAAGATCTCCTTCAGGAACTTGGCATATGCTGGCATTCGTGAGAGCCCTCTATGAAAGGTAGATTAACATGCACATGCTTGAGCACTTCTAGAAAATGCCTAAATTGTTTGTCCAACTTCTCTCTTCTTTGCTTCTGGGAGAAAGGTAGAGCAGACATATATTTACTTTCCTCAGTCTCCTCATTCATTTGAATTTTCATTTTTCTTCCTTTTCAGAGCTATAGTCTTCCTCATCCTCTGGGTCTACCCTCACTTCACCTTCTTGGTTTTCGTTATTTTTCTGCTCCTCCACAATCTCCACTTGTCTTTTAATCAACTCACCCTTCATTTTATGCAATGGGGTCCTTCAATACTTGGTCACTCCTTAAAGACAcctcatttattatttcttttggATTCCTTTTGGTATCAGCCGGAAGAGTTCTTGGAGCCCTTTCACACAATAGATTAGCAATTTGTCTCATCTGTCTTTCAAAGTTTTGGATGGTTGTGCCCTCTTCCCGGATGGTTTGTGCCATGAGTTTCAAGTCTCTCGTCTGTCTtaataatgaaggccttcattagatctttCATGGTAGACTGATTAGACTGTTGAGGATGGTATTGCTGGCTTTGCTAATTTTGAAAGCATGGAGCTCCTTGTCCTTGGGGTATGAGATTATTCTATTTCCATGCTTCAAACTACCACCAGGTGAACTCTATGAAAATTCGGGGTGCCTCTACCCCATGGAGTTAAATTTTTTACTACTTTGGTAGTTACCTCTATCAAAGCTTCCACAATCCCAGATGATCAATTGAAGCTTTTACCCAGACTTCGAAACTCTATATTCCATTATGGCTCGGATTTAAGTCATGAACACACAAACCACATCATAAGTATAATTTTCTCATAATTAAGCTCAAACACGATTGAAATGCAATCACCAATTGGTGAAATTGAGACCAAAATTCATGCTTCTAGCCTCCCATCAATAGGTTAGCTACTAAAACCTATTACTTTTCCATTACTTTTTCAGAGATTTTCACAACTAAAACTAAGATTTCATAGAGTAAAAATAGAGTTTTTGGATAGAAATATAGGATTTTGTATTTTAGATATTTAGACTTAGATCTGAGGTCGGATCTTGGAACATATCACATATTAGGACTCGAGAGTGAATAGGTAATCGGGATTTAGTTTGAATTTCGGATTTCAACCACATGGGCACGGGTTGAATTTTTGTTAGCTCTTTCAAATATGATAAAGAGCGAATCATTTTGGTACTAGGGAAGTtcctaaagcttgttttgacttgtttagTAATACTTGACTAGATACAAGTGATTTAAAGGCTTGTTCTAAAGGGAAACCTGTGTTGGATTATTGAATTGTGctggaaagaggtaagtgtcttggttaaccttAATTTGAGGGAATCAAGAAGTACTTGTGTCTATTATGTGTTCTATGTGTTGGGAGTGtcatatatgcaaggtgacgagtatatatgcatTTTCCATGGGTTAAGCATGGGGTAAAACTAGCTTTATTTATGCCATGTTGCTTTATGTATCATATCTTCCATGCTATAAATAAATTGTGAAACCTTTGATTGTTATTTTTCATGTTAATAGCTATGTTGAGCTTGTTGAGATTGTGAAGTCTTGTCTTAGAATTGTCACTACCTTGTCAGGGTTAGGCTCGAAACTTAaggagtatattgggtcggttgtaatcatactacagttctgcatttcttgtgcagatttttgtGTGGATCCTAGTAGCATCCAGCGAGGGGGATAACTTGGTGATTATGGAGACTCGTGGTAGTGCTGCTTTTCGTCCACAGACTCCGGAGTTACCTTCGCTCCATTTATTGCTGTTTCATTATATCAAACAATGTCACATTTCATTTCAGACCTTATATGTAGTattcttagtagctcatgtacttcgTGACACCAAATCTTATGAGGTTGTGTAGATGGTGTATGGTTTAGActtatttacttatttttgagcatttattatttcttttggATTCCTTTCGGTATCAGCCAGAAGAGTTCCTAGAGCCTTTCCACACAATAGATTAACAATTTGTCCCATCTGTCTTTCTAAGTTCTGGATAGCTGTGTCCTATTCCCGGTTGGCTGTGCCATGAGTTTCAAGTCTCTCGTCTGTCTtaataatgaaggccttcattagatcttccaTGCTAGGTTGATTAGACTGTTGAGGTTGGTATTGCTGCCTTTGCTGATTTTGAAAGCATGGAGCTCCTTGTCCTTGGGGTATGAGATTATTTTGTTTACATGCATTCAAACTTCtaccaggtgaactccatgaaaactTTGGGTGCCTCTGCCCCATGGAGTAAAAGGTTTTACTACTTTGGTAGTTGCCTCTATCAAAGCTTCCACTGCATTTACCACTTCATCTGTAGATGAGGCCTAACACTTATGCGTTGGATGACCCATTCCATAAAAATCATAAACTGATGATGGTTGGTTCTGGACCCTAGCTAAGGTCAACTTTCTAATCTCTTTTTCCATGAAGTCTAGTTGGGCTTGGACAGAAGCTTTAGAATCCGCTTGATGTATCCTAACCTTTTTCCTTCTCTCGTTATCATCTGCAGGCTATTGATTTTTACCTTCAGATAATTTATTTAGAATTTCAACAATCTTCATAGGAGTTTTCTTCATAAGAGGATCTCCAACTGCGTTGTTTAGATACCTCCTGCCAGAGGGTATCAGCCCATCCCAGAAATCTTGGAGTTCCATCCACAAGATGACTCCATGATGCTGACATCTTCTCACAATATACTTAAATCTTTCCTATGCTTCAAACACTGTTTTTGTATCTTTCTGCTCGAAGTTGTGGATCTCTATTcaaatttttcttatttttgcagccgaaaaatatttttcaaggaaCTTCTTTGTCATGTCTTCCCAAGTTTGAATTGACCAAATCGGCAAACTCTGCAACCAGTTCTTAGCATCATCCTTCAGTGAAAAAGGAAATATCCTCAAGTAGATAGCATCTTCGATACCTCGTTATACTGGAAGGTATTCATAATCTCATCAAAATTCATCAAGTGAGTATTTGGAACTTCGTTGGGTTTGCCTCAGAAGACACAATTGTTCTGAATGTTATGAAGTAGCCCTTGCTTGATCTCAACATTATTCGTTGCCGTCGAAGGAGGTCGCACACTAGATACTCCTTGGTTGTAGACTGGCTTGGTGTAGTCACCCAATGATCTGCCTACTTTGGGACTTACATTTTCGAATGCATCTTCTGCAAGAGGCTAGTTCAGGTTGAATCTCCATCCTCCGTCCCCATTAACAGTTTCCTCATCTCCCAAAGCTACGTCAGCAGCTTCCCGTGCAGTTAACTACTAAAAGTaaagcaaataacaatttatcaTGAAGAACTAGAGACTAGCATAATTGAATTGTTATCAGTATGAGAAATAAGGGTCATGACATGATAGATGCAAAAATGTTTTCCTGGATTTGACACTGTTAAATTTCACAATTAATGTTCTATCGATTCTCTCGAATTCAATAGGTTATTATCATATTATTCTAATTCAGGTTCCTCTCTTGATTAAACCTAAATCGTTCAAATAAGCTAATATGATGTGCAGTGAAACTTGCAAGAATATATTAGTAGGAATGATCTAAGGGAAATTTCTAGCGAATATTTATCAATCTTAATTTAAACCATAACTCAAAAAGCTCTCTCGATTACTTTAAAGAATCACCAAAATAAATTAAGGCATACACTGCAATAATATTCAATAAGATGTTCCGCTTTCAATTAAACACTATAAAGAATAAAATCAAAACTAATATTAAAGGTACTCCAATAAATTCAAGCAATTAAATGGTAgtcaaatccataaacaacaaCCAAGTCACCAAACCATGTCAAatcctaaggtaaactactccatagatatggaaaaagtcatcacaaatagaTATGGAAAAAGTCATGCGTCGCACAGTGCTATGCGCCCTGTGTTGTATTAGTGTATTTTGCTCGGttgtaaactctctgaacttagctTGTCTGAAAAACTTTTGTTCTAATGCGTCGCACCATGCTACGCACCCTGCGTCGCATTAGTATATTTTCTTGTCAGACCCAAAAACTCCAAGTCTCTGATCTTCTCAAACTTCTAATGAACTTTTGTACTAATGCATCGCTTTGTGCCACGCCTTATGCGATGCATTAGTACATTTTTCTCTAACCCTTGCACTTTCTTCCAACTTTCGCATGCAACGCCGGTCCACAATCCCCAGATACAATCCCAGATGATCAATTaaagcttttactcagacttcaaagctctataTTCTATTATGGCTCGGATTTAAGACATGAACACACAAACCACATCATAAGTACAAATGTTTCATAATTAAGCACAAACACGATTGAAATGCAATCAACAATTGGTGAAATTGAGACCAAAATTCATGCTTCTAGCCTACCTTCAATAGGTTAGCTACTATAACCTATTACTTTTCCATTACTTTTTCATAGATTTTCACAACTAAAACTAAGATTTCATAGAGTAAAAATAGAGTTTTTGGATAGAAATATAGGATTTTGTATTTTAGATATTTAGACCTCGATCTGAGGTCAGATCTTGGAACatatcacatatttggactcaagagtgaatgggtaatcgagatTTAGTTTGAATTTTTCGAATTTCAACCACATGGGCACGAGTTAAATTTTTGTTAGCTCTTTTAAATATGATAAAGAGCGAATCGTTTTGGTACTAGAGAAGTTCCTAAAGTTTGTTTTGACTTGTTTAGTAATATTTGACTAGATACAAGTGATTtagaggcttgttctaaagggaAACCTGTGTTGGATTATTGAATTATGCCGGAAAGAGGcaagtgtcttggttaaccttAATTTGAGGGAATCAAGATGTAATTGTGTCTATTATGTGTTCTATGTGTTGGGAGTGtcatatatgcaaggtgacgagtgtatatgcatttGCCATGGGTTAAGCATGGGGTAAAACTAGCTATATTTATGCCATGTTGCTTTATGTATCATATCTTCCATGCTCTAAATAGATTGTGAAATCTTTGATTGTTCTTCTTCATGTTAATAGCTATGTTAAGCTTGTTGAGATATTGGGCGTTAAGATTATTGAAATATTAATTTAGCTACTGGTGCAAAAGTGATAGTAAATTCTCATATAGTGAGTTACGTTCAATTACTCTTCTTAGTGTTTATTGTGTTTCCCACCTTACTTGGTACTGTCTTAAATgtgatgcttggtgaggaagagtaaaTTTATGGAAGGGTGCTTCCGTGCGTGTGAGGAAAAATGATTGTGCACAAAGGGTGTTTCTGTGCTTTCCTTATATATATTGATATCATTGCATGAAGGGTATTACCATTCTTGAGAGGGACATTGATTATGCATGAAGGGTATTTTCGTGCTTGATATTATGCTTtagttgtgaggttgagagtaaaagcacgaagggtgatgccatgccatgccATTGGTTTGATATCTCTCGTTCCTTATTTTCTACATTGTCTGAGGTTTTGGCTATGTTGTCTCGTGGTTATTCTTTTGAAAGTGTAGTTGGAGTTGCTGGTGGAAGTATAAAACTGTGGTTTACTGCAGTCGTTTTATCCTTTATCATCCTGTTCTTTATCTCCTTACTGTTATACTTGTTGTCTATCTTATGTTATTTATCTTGTCATCTTACTTGTTAATTTGTTCGTCTTTATGTTCCTATATCTCTAGTTATTTTCTCTTTACTTAACTGTACAAGTTTATAAGTAGGTGTATTGTCTTAGACTCGTCACTACCTTGTTAGGGTTAGGCTCGAAACTTAcagagtatattgggtcggttgtaatcatactacaattctgcacttcttgtgcagattttggtgtgGATCCTAGTAGCATCTTGTGAGGGGCATAGCTTGGTGATtatggagactcgaggtagtgtTGCTTTTCGTCCACAGGCTCCGGAGTTACCTTCGCTCcatttattgttgttttcttgtatcAGACAATGTCACATTTCATTTCAGACCCTTATATGTAGTATTCTAAGTAGCTCATGTACTTCGTGACACCAAATCTTAGGAGGTTGTGTAGATGGTGTACTTATTTACATATTTCTGAGCTTTACTCTTGTTCTATATTATTATGTTGTTATTCGTTAGATTAGTTCCTTATTTATCGTTAAGTGtgggcttgcctagcaagtagtgttaggtgccatcacgaccccattggttgggattttgggtcgtgacaacttctaAGCCCATTATGAGAAGTTTGTAACAAATTTCATAAAAAAAACAGAGACATAATACTTTGAGGGCTGATGTTTTGCGGATAAAAGACCAAATAGCAtaagtataatttttttaaagttCTATAGTGCCCGAGCATAACTTTGTAAAAATTTCACAGGGCTAACTATTTGGTCACCCCAATTTAATTTGTACCTATTTAAAAAACTAATTTAATTGATACCCAATTCTTGGGTAACTTCAGAtatgtttttctctttttattcgtGGCTGCTTTCTTTTTATCTGTATTTATGTTTCATGTATCCAGGATGTCACTGCTACTTTCTTCTTCTCTATATTCATGCCCCATGTATCCAGGAGCCGTTTggtttcttatttttcttcttgttaGTTGCAATATAATATTGTAGGTTgtgcttagggtttcttcttaTTCTTAGTTGCAAAATAGGTTTGTtggatttattgttgttttgataatttgatgattgaggtttgttgtttatgatatttgaaagttatcTTTCAAAATTGATCTTATTTGGAGTGGATCTGGGCATTAAATTGTATGTTGGATTGTTAAAATTCGAAGAATAAATTTATGATTTAGAACCTAAGATCCAATTACTGAAGTTATATTGAAAagatatgtcacgacccgaaattccaatCATGGGGCCGTGATGGTGCTTAAATCCACTTGCTAAATAATTTACCAATTTTAACCATTATTAAAGTTAGAATGGCCTAAATGGCACCTATACTTGTGCCACTTTGTCATGCCGGTCTCCAAACTTAATAATTTGCCAATGGAATACTTATACTCCTTCAAACCGTGTATAATAAACGCTTATGACAGGAGGCTGTCAGTGCGTGTAATACAATCTCCTCCACGTTGGCTGCCACGTCAAAAAATAATAATGTGTAGATGCCATGTCACATGGTAGATTAAAAAGAATTaaaatcaaaaattaaaaattaaaaattaaaattaaaaataaaattcaaacatTAATCCCCTAATTCCCCCCCTCATTGATTTCTGTCTCTCCCCTCACGTTCTTCCTCCTGCCCATCTCGCTTCTCTCTCTTCATGTTCTTCCTCCTCTCCCCTCCAATTCTTCCCTTTTTGTATTatagaaataaaattaaaatgaataaagaaaagaaatcgaggtaaaattaatatttttttccagATCGAAAAGTGGGAGAAGAAGTTCGGTGGTCCATTTTCATGGCTGAAGGCATTATGGGTTATTTTGAGCTTCAAAATCCTTTATGGGTTAAAGCTCAGGAAAGAATGATTCTTTCCCTAGTTGTCTACCTTCTTTTCATTTTACTTTACAACAACTAATGTATATTTATTATTCGGAGTTGAATTGCTTCCCAAAGAATCTCCTCACTATTCTTGTTTATCTCACCTCAAAAACTACATGAAGCCACTGGAAAGTACCACAGAAAACCATTAGACCCGTTCGTCTTCAACTGAGTGCTTCAATTTTTGTCGCCAACATTTCAAAAAGTAATAAGATCTTCTTTTTTATCTTCCAATTTCAAGAATCACAAGTTTATTTGCTTTATTTGGGAATATACCAGATACTTTTAATCTCTCTTTTTGCAACTGATCTTAAAACAGAGGAAGATAGATGTTGGAGGTGGTGGAGAAAAATTAGACGACCACGGCAAAGGTGGTGGTCGTGGAAGGGGAGGAGCACGGCCAAGAGGCAACAGTAGTGGACTAATTTTTGGGAGGAAGATGGAATTGACTGCTCTTCTTTTGTTTTTTAGCCTTTTCCTTTTTAATTGTTttccaaaaatctcatttcaGTACTTTTAAATCAACTCACGCCCCTTATGCGCATGTGTAATACACATTTCATCCAACTCAGTTATGTTAATGCCACATAAGATCGGTCAACGATCAGAGGTATTTAAAAAATGTATTTTGAATAACTATAAGTGTTCACTTGACAAACTGTTGAGTATAGGGACCGGGATGACAAAAGCTAACAAGTACAAGGATCTACTAGGCTATTCTGCCATTATTAAAAGCAGACCAGTAATAATTAACGACTGATAAACTCTAAAAATACATGAGATAAATGGCAAAAGTAACGCAATCTATACTAATCCTAGAAATCTGGAgttacaagtacatgagcaactagaattCTACAAATATTGTATGAAAGGAAGTATAACTGTATGAAACTAGATAAATAGTAAAAtcaagatagaaggggacttcaaggatTGCGAACGTCATACAACTCTATCTCGAATCTATTGTGAAAGTCGGATCCAATCAATCTCCACTATGCGCCATTGGGACCAACaccgaaatctgtacaagaagtacagaagtgtagtatgagtacaaccgacccaatgtactctgtaagtgtcgagcctaacctcgacaaagtagtgacgagactatgacatgacactcactataaaccattacatataataataaaaaaagataGAAATATAGATATACCAGTAAACTCATATGAACAGGACCCAAAGATCAACTAATAGAGGTCCCTAGAATAACATCATCTCATAACCTCATATCACAGTACCGAAATAGAGCACTACGGCTACAAATAGTTATAACACATCAAACTCCGTTGcaacgcgcaacccgatcccaacattTATCacaatatctgttgcggcgtgcaactcgatcccattttcatatcaatatctgttgcggcgtgcaacccgttcccattATCAATTCATTTCAATACTATTGGGGCGCGCAACTTGTTCCCAATATCAACTCATTAACATGAACAACCCAACACAACCAAATTGCATAATCTCAgcataaaagaaaataaagcgTTTAGAACATCAAGGATCTACCAGTACAAACAGAGAATAACTGACGAGCGCAAATCCACATTATCGTCATCTCCAGCCATGATTTCTGATTCTAGCGTTTAGAACAGAGGATTGTCCAATCTTCTCTATATTCTcggggagatttctttccttcctcagctgtcgtagttgtttctcgatttctggttcgtatggtagcacttccttcctAGAAGATAGAGTCATGCACCAATATAACCTGTAGCCTGCGCACAGTCAAATAACACCAAGCATaaaaagagaaaggtaaaataaaaaaaaaaaattcaataattagcactacaaactatttcaaaataCTACTGATTGCCAATCCCTGCCAaagacgccaaaatttgacgagcgtaaaacacacacttaaatatgctcgctagtcgaatatagtataatataatatcgtatccacagggattggagttaaacaatattatcgtagtttgtcgctagatttctatccaagataatcaatagtttagaattatgtgatttaaaactaaagtTTCCTagaatctaaagctaattgacAAATGACAATCGAACAAAAGTGAGCAAGGAACATATCAaggggagaaaatagggattgattggataggtgcaagataaatgtctaggatttaactctagttaattcacttctaatgttcaagtgtgtctctcgaattcactcaattattagttcaaatgtttagtagaaactcctctcttgattaagtctcaacctcataaTATGAACCATTATAAtctcagtgaagatatgcaaaaattcgtagtggattggtctttaggagaacctctctcgattatcctcctaactagggt
It includes:
- the LOC138894136 gene encoding uncharacterized protein; protein product: MPAYAKFLKEIFSNKQKVEETSVVKLIEYCSSILQNNLPQKCRDQWSFTIPCSLGSTNFEKSLCDSGACINLIPLSIFRKYDREIRVIRSIPVSFQLADQTTIIPEGIVEDVLVRVDKFAFVVDFIMMNMEKNKEVPLILGRPFLAMGKAILDIQ